Proteins encoded together in one Nostoc sp. PCC 7524 window:
- the arsJ gene encoding organoarsenical effux MFS transporter ArsJ translates to MTTTASKANFKNYILVTLAYWGFTITDGALRMLVLLYFNKIGYTPLQIASLFLFYEIFGIVTNFLGGWIGSQLGLKVTLYTGIGLQIFSLVMLAYLNPSWAQWFAVLFVMTAQAFSGIAKDLTKMSSKSAIRLVVPQDAQSALFKWVAVLTGSKNALKGVGFFVGSALLGGFGFVNSLLIMAGGLFLLMFTGLMLPKGMGKIKKKVKFSQLFSKSPEINILSAARFFLFGSRDVWFVVALPVFLREVLGWSFYQVGGFLALWVIGYGIIQSSAPTLIQRFGSGRPPQSQTIQFWTFTLTAVPAAIALALQLGIPANIAIVGGLLLFGVVFAFNSAVHSYLVLAFTDDDKVALNVGFYYMANSGGRLAGTVLSGLVYQWLGLVGCLWTSMFLVLGAAVVSLKLPDPKPSKAIAWKAGEGD, encoded by the coding sequence ATGACTACTACAGCATCTAAAGCAAATTTCAAAAACTATATTCTCGTAACATTGGCTTATTGGGGTTTCACCATTACTGATGGTGCGCTGAGAATGCTAGTGTTGCTCTACTTCAATAAAATTGGCTATACGCCATTACAAATCGCTTCTCTATTCCTGTTTTACGAAATATTTGGCATTGTCACTAACTTTTTAGGCGGTTGGATTGGCTCGCAATTAGGATTAAAAGTTACTCTTTATACTGGCATTGGGCTACAGATTTTCTCTTTGGTGATGCTGGCATACCTGAATCCCAGTTGGGCGCAGTGGTTTGCAGTCTTGTTTGTGATGACGGCTCAGGCATTTTCTGGAATTGCCAAAGACTTAACTAAGATGAGTTCTAAAAGTGCAATTCGGTTGGTAGTTCCCCAAGATGCTCAGTCTGCTTTGTTTAAATGGGTGGCGGTGCTGACTGGTTCTAAAAATGCCCTCAAGGGAGTTGGTTTTTTTGTTGGTAGTGCTTTGTTAGGTGGATTTGGTTTTGTCAATTCCCTATTAATAATGGCTGGTGGTTTATTCCTGCTGATGTTTACTGGGTTAATGCTGCCGAAAGGCATGGGCAAAATTAAGAAGAAAGTTAAGTTTAGCCAACTGTTTTCTAAGAGTCCAGAGATTAATATTCTCTCAGCCGCCCGATTCTTTTTATTCGGTTCGCGGGATGTCTGGTTTGTAGTGGCTTTGCCTGTGTTCTTGCGTGAGGTTTTAGGTTGGTCTTTTTATCAAGTGGGGGGATTTTTAGCGTTGTGGGTGATTGGCTACGGGATTATTCAATCATCAGCACCAACATTGATTCAACGCTTTGGTTCTGGTCGTCCGCCACAATCTCAAACTATCCAATTTTGGACATTTACCTTAACAGCCGTGCCAGCTGCGATCGCCCTCGCTCTACAATTAGGTATCCCCGCTAATATCGCCATTGTGGGGGGACTGCTGTTATTTGGTGTGGTATTTGCCTTTAACTCTGCGGTTCACTCTTATTTGGTGTTGGCTTTTACCGATGATGATAAAGTAGCCCTGAATGTTGGCTTTTACTATATGGCTAACTCTGGCGGTAGGTTGGCTGGTACGGTTTTATCTGGCTTGGTATATCAATGGCTGGGGTTGGTGG